Part of the Salmo salar chromosome ssa10, Ssal_v3.1, whole genome shotgun sequence genome is shown below.
TATGGATTTCttttccctggttgacacagacatgctcaCGAAAGTGATACCCCAACTGAAGCCTTCTACCTGCCTTCTCGATCCTATCCCGACCACcttcaaaacagtttttaattgcATATCTGAAGAAGTGCAGGTTATTGTTAATCACTCCCTATTCACAGGCACTTTCCCCACTGAACTAAAAACTGCCTTCTGAAGAAAAGTAATCTAGATTCTGAAGCTCTTAGCAATTTTCAGCCAACCTCCCATTCTTAACCAAAATTCTAGAGAATTTGGTTTTCAAACAGCTAAATTATTAAGTGccaactgtattttttttaattccaaACTGGTTTTCATgcccaccacagcacagagacagccttagttaaagtggtaaatgatctcagagccaacacagatgccaaacagctctctgtccttgtaCTCTTGGATTTAAGTGCTGCGTTCGACACTGTTGACCATGATGTGCTTCTGGACAGATTAGAGAGGTAGGTTGGCCTCTCCACCCCAGTTCTAAATTAGTTTAGGACCTATTTAACCAGTGGAGCGTTTTTTTCACTCTTGGTGAACATAACTCAGAAAATACATATCACATGTAGCGTTACACAAGATTCGATTTTGGTTACGgtactgttcagtttatatacagtatgttacccCTTGTCAgcgttatcagaaagcacagcattgattttcactgctacgcagacgatacataactttacatttctgtgtcaaGAGTATTGTAGTTCCACTGTTAAATGattagactgtattagtgatgtaaatacttggatggctcacaGCTTCCTtcagctaaatcaagacaagaccaAGGTACTTGTTGTTGcagccaaagcacagagagagaatctggcctaacattttaattcattttagTTATCTTTATCTTGTAAAGATAAAACAGCAGGTAAAACATCTAGGTGTTATTTAAGATTCTGAACTCAATTTCAAATCGCACATTATGAATGAGAAATtgctttttaccacctgaggaacatcGCCATGGTGCGGtcgtttctctctcaggctgatacagagacagtcatccatgcttttattacaagcaggcttgacgactgtaatgctctcctgtctggtctacccaagaaagccattggtcaactgcaaaacatacagaatgctacAGCATGgatactgaccaagaccagacaggTAGCACACATTACATCAGTTTTAAGGTTTTCACTGGCTGCCTGTGCATTTTAGAATTCATTTTAAGAtacttctattggtttttaaataaGTAGAAGCCTCTGAAATAGCCAGCCTGCGAACCTGAGAGGGGCTGAAACTTTGGACATATTTAAGAGATCTTAAAGCACACCTTGTTAGCTTTGtttttccttagggtgctttttaggTGTTCagtttttatttagtttttttatcttCATGTTTGCtgtgtaatatttcagtttgtatttgtttttttccccttgtGAAACACAttgcgttgcattccatgtctgaaatgtgccgTATAAATACGACGTAAAAGTGGGATTGTGAATACTCAGTaggactctccaaccctgttcccggaaagctacccttctgtaggttttcactccaaacccagttgtaactaaattgattcagcttatcaaccaggtaattattagaatcaggtgtgctagattagggttggagtaaaaacctacagaactgtagctctccaggaacagagttggagagcactgcagtagggtctgtagaatctGTACTGAaaacaaatataaacgcaacatgtaaagtggtgGTCCCATAtttcacgagctgaaataaaagttcccagaaatgttccatacacacaaaaagctttttaCAGCGCAGACTACgtataaccatgccagcccaggccTCCATATCCGACACCTTCACATCCGGCTACTTCTCGTGCggcatcgtctgagaccagccacccagacagctgatgaaactgaggagtatttctgtctgtaataaatcccttttgtggggaaaaactcattctgattggctgggcctggctccccagtggatggCCCTGGCACTCAGGTGGGAAGGCCTATGGCTGCACCTCtgcccagtcatttgaaatccatagattagggcctaatgaatttatttcaattgactgatttccttatatgaactgtgtgAATCATTGTATATGGAATATTGTTTTATAGAGCAAAAACTTTCTGGGTGCTGCAGTAAACGTATTGTAGGGAATACCCAGCAGGGTCTGTAGAATGTATATATTGTCTTTTCATGGGGCTCTGAATAATATGGAGTGTTCTGGCCTTTAACTCTACTCATTCCATTGGCCAAAATGTGAATCATTGTATATGGAATACATAGTAACACTTTCTACTCCACCCATTCCATTTGTTCCAATGCAACACTGACAGCCAATAAATTGAATATTGACTAATAGAAACTATTCTATGTGCTGAGGTAAAAGTGGGGTTGGGAACACCCAGTAGGGTCCGTAGAATCTATATTATTTCATGGGGGACTGAGGTTTTAATGCCCTGCTACACTTTCTACTCCACCCGTTCTATTGTTCCCAATTCAATAAACTGTAGGccgatacagtgcattcggaaagtaagtattctgacccctagactttttccacattacagccttattctaaaattgataaaagtttttttccccctcatcaatctacatcccataatgaccaagcaaaaacaggttttaagacattttagcaacaaacaaaaaacagaaatcacatttacatacgtattcagaccctttactaagtactttgttgaagcacctttggcatcgattacagccttgagtcaagctacaagcttggcacatctgtatttggggggtttctcccattctctgcacatcctctcaagctctgtcagtttggatggggagcatcgctgcgcagctatttttaggtctctccagagatgctcgatcgggttcaagtccgggctcgggctgggccactcaaggacattcagagacttgtcccgaagccattcctgtgtcttggctgtgtgcttagggttgttgtcctgttggaaggtgtgtgtgtgtgtgtatgtatatgtatatatatatatactgctcaaaaaaataaagggaacacttaaacaacacaatgtaactccaagtcaatcacacttctgtgaaatcaaactgtccacttaggaagcaacactgattgacaaatttcacatgctgttgtgcaaatggaataggcaacaggtggaaattataggcaattagcaagacacccccaataaaggagtggttctgcaggtggtgaccacagaccacttctcagttcctatgcttcctggctgatgttttggtcacttttgaatgctggcggtgctttcactctagtggtagcatgagacggagtctacaacccacacaagtggctcaggtagtgcagctcatccaggatggcacatcaatgggagctgtggcaagaaggtttgctgtgtctgtcagcttagtgtccagagcatggaggcgctaccaggagacaggccagtacagcaGGAGAtttggaggaggccgtaggagggcaacaacccagcagcaggaccgctacctccgcctttgtgcaaggaggagcaggaggagcactgccagagccctgcaaaatgacctccagcaggccacaaatgtgcatgtgtctgctcaaacggtcagaaacagactccatgatagtggtatgagggcccgacgtccacaggtgggggttgtgcttacagcccaacaccgtgcaggacgtttggcatttgccagagaacaccaagattggcaaattcgccactggcgccctgtgctcttcacagatgaaagcaggttcacactgagcacatgtgacagacgtgacagagtctggagacgccgtggagaacgttctgctgcctgcaacatcctccagcatgaccggtttggcggtgggtcagtcatggtgtggggtggcatttctttggggggccgcacagccctccatgtgctcgccagaggtagcctgactgccattaggtaccgagatgagatcctcagaccccttgtgagaccatatgctggtgcggttggccctgggttcctcctaatgcaagacaatgctagacctcatgtggctggagtgtgtcagcagttcctgcaagaggaaggcattgatgctatggactggcccgcccgttccccagacctgaatccaattgagcacatctgggacatcatgtctcgctccatccaccaacgccacgttgcaccacagactgtccaggagttggcggatgctttagtccaggtctgggaggagatctctcaggagaccatctgccacctcatcaggagcatgcccaggcgttgtagggaggtcatacaggcacatggaggccacacacactactgaggctcattttgacttgttttaaggacattacatcaaagttggatcagcctgtagtgtggttttccactttaattttgagtgtgactccaaatccagacctccatgggttgataaattggatttccattgattatttttgtgtgattttgttgtcagcacattcaactatgtaaagaaaaatgtatttaataagataatttcattcattcagatctaggatgtgttattttagtgttccctttatttttttgagcattgTATATATTCTATAAACCCTAGTGAGTAATCTCAACCCCACTTTTACTTTGGCACCTAGAATAGTTTTCTCTCTATAAGCCAATATGTAATTCATACTATAGCTAGTGTATTGCATTGGTGGCATTTATTTGACCTTGGAGCATGTTTTAAAACCCACATTTAATGCAAATGTCACATAAATATAAACAAATGTGAATCATTGTTAAATACAGGTTAATGACACTTTTCTATTATTACCCTACTAAGTATTCCCTACAATACTTTTACTGTGGCACCTAGAATAGTTTTTTCTCTATAAACCCATATGTATTCCATATACAGTGATTTGCATTTTGGCCAATGGAATGGGTGGAGTAAAAGGCCAGGAACAGTCCATATTATTCAGTGCCCCATGAAATGACACCTACTGAGTATTCCGTACAATACTTGTACTGCAGCAGCCAGAATAGTTTTTGCTCTAAGCCAATATTTATTccatcacaggaggctggtgacaCTTTAATTGGGGAAggcgggctcgtggtaatggctggagtggagtaCGTGGAATGGTATTACAtagatcaaacacatggttttatGCCGTTCAATtggctccattccagacattattatgagctgtcttcccctcagcagcctctactgtatacagtGATTCGCAATGAGGACATTTGTCTGACTGGGACATATTTTAAAACCCACATtttatgcaaatgtatttaaatatgAGCAAATATGAATCTTTGATTTATGTTTAGACATATGTGTCATATATCATGAATAAATACAAGTTATTGACACTTTTCTACTATTAAGTGGGGGACTTTTATTTGGAAAAATTCCGTGACCCGGAAAAACTGTTtaagtgttgctgatgaaaagtGGATTTCTTTGACAGCCTGTCGATGAATAATACACAATTTCACACAAAACATCGAAAACACACTGACCGTTCCATTGATGTTGTTTGACACCTAGTAGCCGTAATCGCAAAGGTAAGCCATTTGATCAGACTTGCTCATACGATAGCTAACGTTACCTCACAACAGCCATTTCTTTGCAATCATGTCTGATGTTAGCTTGCTCGCTAGTTAGCACACGCTTGTCAGCTTTCAACGCAGGTTTAGATATGGAAAATATCGATGCAGTTCGTCAGCTATCAGTACGTTAGCTACTAACTAGCCAGGTTGTACTTCTaagtagtagctagctaacgaacTTAGAAAACGAACCGTTTCTTTGGCTAGTTAACCAcctagctagttggctagctaaccaCCCAGCTAGTCGGTTGGTGAACCACCCAGCTAGGTAACCACCCGGCTGGCCGGCTAACTAACCACCCGGCTAATCGGTTGGTGAACCACCCAGCTAGGTAACCACCCGGCTAGTCGGTTGGTGAACCACCCAGCTAGGTAACCCCCGGCTGGCCGGCTAGCTAACCAcccggctagctagctagtactgCATTGCTGGACGAAAGCAAAACGGACTATAAGGTACCGTTAGCAGCTGTCGATGCAGATGTATTCTAAAATCAACAAAGCGTTTGCTAGATGGCAAACTAACCGTGTGGGCCGTTGCGATTTCTAGCCAACTACTGTTAGCGTAGAGTTTCCACAGTAGTGGGACGTGTATGTAGTTGGTCCCATGAATTACTGATTGTGTGGAATGCAACTCGAGTCATTCCTGCCTGCGTGGCCACCGGCACTGGTAGACACGGGTTGCTTATTTGGCTAATGTTTAACTTAGCCGGCTAATTCACGGGTTGTCCTCAGTTAACTACTTAGTACATACATTTTCTGGTATAGTGTGTATTTTTTAATTAATTCTTAAGTCCGTTTCATGTCTATTTTGGGCTCCCTAATTAACCTTTCAAATGACAGCCCTTTAATTTGAGTGGAAATATAATTGCTGTTTTTGATGATGGTGGCAATTGTATCCTCCAGCTGACTGGAAAGTTGTTGTTGTTAGCTATGATGATTCTGTGACATTGACAGTGGCACTTGGACATATGGCAAGGACCAGAGCCATACATTTAGAATAAATACATAGCTCTGGCAAGGACAAGTTGCTCACATTAGGCAGGGCTATCTGTCGTTGTTGAGTTATGGAGAGCTTAGATAGTTGGATACAGTTACATCATCATCTTACTGAATATGGTATCTCCATTGTTATGCAGGCTCATTTGCCATGTTGCAGGCAGTTTGCTTATCTGCCCTAAATAGCACAACAACCCCCATCTGTGGACAATCTGATCAATATCTTTGTCCTGAAAACCCTCATTACCAACCGATCGATACATCCATCTCAACTGACGTGGGTCTGTATGAGAGGAGCCCTGATTTGGAGCCTTCATGTCCTGTCCTGATTCTGTTATCCCAGCTCaactctcctctgttgggggAGAGGACAGGCTAATATTCCTGTTTGCCTGGAGCTGTGGAGCCAGACAGGCGAGGGTCACGGTCTGACAGCCCAAAACAGACTGGTGGCGACAGTCTGAGGACAAGCAAGGTGTTATCCAATATCAAAACATCAAATGTTGTTTTGAAAGACAGGGAGTGATAGGCTAGATGGATCCTGTAACTGATCCTGTAACTGGTGGGAGAACAGCCAGTGGGTTAGACAGGGTGTTATGTTGTCAGTAAAGTGATTGTTTAAAACCCCTGGTGTGGATTCAGGAATCAGTCAGGGTTGGCTCGGTATGGGTGTCTCTCTCAGCTCCGATGACACAGATTAGAGTTGTAATCTGTTACGAATTGAGCCCATTAATTATACATTACTTTGTCATCATGCTCCTGTCAATCATGTGCCGGCCTGTCCAGCATCTTGGCTCCTGCTTTTTCTCTTTGTATGTCTGTCAACAAGTGtaagtttttatatatataactgTTTTTCATCACTAATGTCCTCTCTGACCTCCAACAGGCTGGTTGCTGATGCAGTAGGGGCCTGGTCTAGCTGTGGGTCTAGCTGTGGGTCTAGCTGTGGGTCTAGCTGTGGGTCTAGCTGTGGGTCTAGCTGTGGGTCTAGCTGTGGGTCTAGCTGTGGGTCTAGCTGTGGGTCTTGTGGTGAGACAGAGATCCACACCTCCTGCCCTACAGAagggtgtgtgtaggagctgggagGGGGAAGCGACTAGAGGGGGGGCAGGTGCCATGCTCTAGGGGTGAGGTGGGGAAGAGGCGGACTCACAGGTCAGGGGTTGTGGCTGAGGTTGCAGAGGAGATGAAGTTGAAGCAGCGTGTGGTTGTACTGGTTGCTGTGCTACTCCTGTTGGGGCTTGCCAAACTTCTTCTGCTGGACGGAGGAGAGGGGTCCGCAGCCAGCCGACGAGACCTCAGAGCCTTCCGCAAGGTAGGGTTGTGTTTTTGTGTCAgtgtgtatttattgtagctggtGCCCTTGTGTAGGCTATGAATTAACGTTTCTATCCATGTGTGTTGTCAGATGGAGGCAGGCCTGTCCCTCTCCCGCGGTGCCCGTTTAACACACACTCTCCAGTCTCCATGGGAGGTGGCAGGCCAGTGGGTGGGCCCAAGGGAGGTGTACCCTGAGGAGACCCCCGAGCTGGCAGCCGTCCTCACCGCGCTGGGCACTGCCAGGGTGGAGCGAGCAGATGTGGGCTACAAGGGAACCCAGCTCAAAGCTCTACTAGTACTGGACGGGGGGCAAAAAGTGGTCTTTAAACCCAAGAGGTGAGAGTGagaaaacacacatatacactccaTTCTTTGGTTCTGTGCTGCTGAACAGTCCTCAGAAACTGAgtgtctctgtttcactctgacATCTGTCTGTTTGTTGTCTGGTTTTATGTAAGATTAGGCACAGTGCTTTTACTCTGTGGTTTATGTAAGAGGAgaactctctccatcactccctccatctcacttCCTCCCTTTCTTTCTAGGTATAGTAGAGACCATATGGTAGAAGGAGAGCCATATGCAGGTTATGACAGACACAATGCAGAGGTGGCAGCTTTTCACCTGGAcaggtacacgcacacacacgtatcGGTCTTATgcataaatatatacattttacattcggGATTGGGAATCTGGATACTGGTGTTGCTAGTTGTATCTGagtgtctgtcctgtgtctgtgcTGTAGGATCCTGGGCTTCAGGAGAGCACCCCTAGTGGTAGGGAGGTTTGTCAACCTGAGGACTGAGATCAAACCTGTCGCCACGGACCAGCTACTCAGTACCTTTCTAATGCAGGGTGAGATGctagcacactcacacacacacacacacacactacagggcTCTGTTCGGTCCCACCCATAATGTTTGCGTATAGGTATGCCACTCCTTAAATGTTGATAAGATAATGTTTTGTCTGGGTTCAAGCAGCAGTGGGCTGGATTCTCTCTAAATAGAAAtggttaatctctctctctctctctctctctctctctctctctctctctctctctctctataggtaATAATAGTTGTTTCTATGGGAAGTGTTACTACTGTAGAGAGAGTGAGCCG
Proteins encoded:
- the fam20b gene encoding glycosaminoglycan xylosylkinase isoform X2; this encodes MKLKQRVVVLVAVLLLLGLAKLLLLDGGEGSAASRRDLRAFRKMEAGLSLSRGARLTHTLQSPWEVAGQWVGPREVYPEETPELAAVLTALGTARVERADVGYKGTQLKALLVLDGGQKVVFKPKRYSRDHMVEGEPYAGYDRHNAEVAAFHLDRILGFRRAPLVVGRFVNLRTEIKPVATDQLLSTFLMQGNNSCFYGKCYYCRESEPACAEGENMEGSLTLWLPDVWPLQKHRHPWGRTYREGKLARWEYDESYCDAVKKMPPYDAGPRLLDVIDTAIFDYLIGNADRHHYESFQDDGGASMLILLDNAKRDVTVHQTHGLFWECSSG
- the fam20b gene encoding glycosaminoglycan xylosylkinase isoform X1 — its product is MKLKQRVVVLVAVLLLLGLAKLLLLDGGEGSAASRRDLRAFRKMEAGLSLSRGARLTHTLQSPWEVAGQWVGPREVYPEETPELAAVLTALGTARVERADVGYKGTQLKALLVLDGGQKVVFKPKRYSRDHMVEGEPYAGYDRHNAEVAAFHLDRILGFRRAPLVVGRFVNLRTEIKPVATDQLLSTFLMQGNNSCFYGKCYYCRESEPACAEGENMEGSLTLWLPDVWPLQKHRHPWGRTYREGKLARWEYDESYCDAVKKMPPYDAGPRLLDVIDTAIFDYLIGNADRHHYESFQDDGGASMLILLDNAKSFGNAALDERSILASLYQCCMVRMSTWNRLNLLRAGALSSAMRQALTFDPINPVLAEPHLAALDRRLSGVIATIRQCVESQGPDNTLIEDRMNLPHS